From Pseudanabaena sp. PCC 6802, one genomic window encodes:
- a CDS encoding thiamine phosphate synthase: MQYLSKSDRTLCRILDANLDRAREGLRVIEEWCRFGLENAALTEECKRSRQELAVWHTDDLRSARDTIGDPGTGLSHQNEETRSDIDALLRANLSRVQEALRVLEEYGKIYNSDMAAAVKQIRYRVYVLESNVMGQDRCQKLHNARLYLVTMPSENLLEVVESGLQGGLPLVQYRDKEQEDGIRLEMATALCELCHRYNALFLVNDRLDIAQAVGADGVHLGQQDMPIAAARAILGKDYIIGQSTTNPDELKRALESGADYVGVGPVYATPTKPGKAAAGLEYVSYVADRVAIPWFAIGGIDLENLPEVIAAGARRVAVVRSLMQAENPRLASQSMLSLLEASIN; encoded by the coding sequence GTGCAATATTTGAGTAAATCCGATCGCACCCTGTGCCGAATTCTAGATGCTAACCTCGATCGCGCTCGTGAAGGTCTGCGCGTAATTGAGGAGTGGTGTCGTTTTGGCCTGGAGAATGCCGCGCTTACAGAAGAATGCAAGCGATCGCGGCAGGAACTGGCAGTTTGGCACACTGACGATCTCAGATCTGCAAGGGATACGATCGGCGATCCGGGAACGGGACTGAGCCACCAGAATGAGGAAACCCGATCTGATATAGATGCATTATTGAGGGCTAATTTGAGTCGCGTGCAGGAGGCGCTGCGCGTCCTTGAGGAATACGGCAAAATTTACAACTCTGACATGGCTGCGGCAGTAAAGCAGATCCGCTATCGGGTTTACGTGCTTGAAAGTAATGTAATGGGGCAGGATCGTTGCCAAAAATTACACAATGCACGTTTATATTTAGTGACGATGCCATCTGAAAACTTACTGGAAGTAGTGGAGTCAGGACTGCAAGGTGGATTACCACTCGTACAGTATCGCGATAAGGAACAAGAAGATGGCATTCGTCTAGAGATGGCGACTGCATTATGCGAACTCTGTCATAGGTATAACGCGCTTTTTTTAGTTAACGATCGCCTCGATATCGCGCAGGCAGTGGGGGCAGATGGGGTGCATTTGGGACAGCAAGACATGCCGATCGCTGCTGCTAGGGCAATTTTGGGCAAGGATTATATTATCGGTCAGTCCACCACTAATCCAGACGAACTAAAGCGGGCGCTGGAGTCTGGAGCCGACTATGTAGGGGTTGGCCCCGTGTATGCCACTCCAACTAAACCGGGTAAGGCGGCGGCTGGTTTAGAATATGTGAGCTACGTAGCAGATCGAGTCGCGATTCCTTGGTTTGCGATCGGTGGTATCGATCTTGAAAATTTGCCAGAAGTAATTGCAGCGGGTGCCAGGAGGGTGGCAGTAGTGCGATCGCTGATGCAAGCCGAAAATCCGCGATTAGCTTCCCAGTCAATGCTTTCACTTCTAGAGGCATCGATAAATTAG